A stretch of the Lolium perenne isolate Kyuss_39 chromosome 3, Kyuss_2.0, whole genome shotgun sequence genome encodes the following:
- the LOC127344692 gene encoding protein IQ-DOMAIN 3, protein MGKKGKWFSAVRRVFSSSDPEGKEAKTEKVDKPKSRKKWPFGKSKRFDPPTMPVSEVAPVAPSPLPLPLPPTEPPQPQSEEIKDIKPVETESEQNKHAYSVALASAVAAEAAAVAAQAAAEVVRLTAVPTATPKSHVCSKEELAAVKIQTAFRGYLARRALRALRGLVRLKSLVDGNAVKRQTAHTLHCTQTMTRVQTQIYSRRVKMEEEKQALQRQLQLKHQRELEKMKMDEDWDHSHQSKEQIEASLMMKQEAALRRERGLAYAFSHQWKNSGRTVTPTFTDQGNPNWGWSWMERWMSARPCDNQVVPNKDLKDSALTKNLSTSAARTFVPRALSIQRPATPSKSSRPPSRQSPSTPPSKDPWSAGKFRPSSPRDSWLYRDDDLRSITSIRSERPRRLSTGGASVQDDASLTSTPALPSYMQSTKSARAKSRYHMVFADKFEVPQRASLVQSSIKKRLSFPVAEKPNVATADKPMERARRHSEPPKVDPASLKDVHVP, encoded by the exons ATGGGTAAGAAAGGGAAGTGGTTCAGTGCTGTCAGGAGAGTCTTCAGCTCCTCTGATCCGGAGGGGAAGGAAGCCAAG ACTGAGAAGGTCGACAAGCCGAAATCCAGGAAGAAATGGCCATTTGGCAAGTCAAAGCGCTTCGATCCACCGACCATGCCAGTGTCAGAGGTCGCTCCAGTAGCTCCATCGCCGCTGCCGCTGCCACTTCCGCCTACGGAGCCTCCTCAGCCGCAATCCGAGGAGATTAAGGATATCAAGCCAGTGGAAACGGAGAGTGAACAAAACAAGCATGCCTACTCTGTTGCCCTTGCCTCCGCTGTCGCTGCAGAAGCTGCTGCGGTTGCCGCCCAGGCCGCTGCTGAGGTCGTCCGTCTCACAGCGGTCCCCACAGCTACACCAAAATCGCATGTTTGCTCGAAGGAAGAACTCGCTGCTGTCAAGATTCAGACCGCCTTCAGGGGTTATCTG GCAAGGAGAGCACTGCGGGCACTGAGAGGACTAGTTAGGCTAAAGTCGCTAGTTGATGGAAATGCTGTCAAACGCCAAACAGCCCACACCTTGCATTGCACACAAACAATGACAAGAGTTCAAACCCAAATCTACTCTAGAAGggtgaagatggaggaggaaAAACAGGCTCTTCAAAGACAGCTCCAGTTGAAGCACCAAAGGGAACTCGAGAAAATGAAG ATGGATGAAGACTGGGATCATAGCCATCAATCGAAAGAACAGATCGAGGCCAGCTTAATGATGAAACAGGAAGCTGCACTAAGACGAGAAAGAGGGCTTGCATATGCATTTTCTCATCAG TGGAAGAATTCTGGCCGAACTGTAACACCAACATTCACAGACCAAGGGAATCCTAATTGGGGCTGGAGCTGGATGGAACGCTGGATGTCAGCAAGGCCGTGCGATAACCAAGTGGTGCCAAACAAGGATCTTAAAGACTCTGCTCTTACGAAAAATCTCAGCACTAGCGCCGCTCGAACCTTTGTACCCCGTGCTCTCTCAATCCAGAGACCGGCAACACCAAGCAAGTCAAGCCGTCCACCGAGCCGGCAATCACCATCGACACCCCCATCAAAGGACCCCTGGTCTGCAGGAAAGTTCAGACCATCAAGTCCAAGGGATAGCTGGCTCTACAGGGATGATGACCTGAGGAGCATCACAAGCATACGCTCCGAGCGGCCAAGGAGGCTGAGCACAGGTGGAGCCTCGGTCCAGGATGATGCAAGCCTAACAAGCACGCCTGCTCTCCCCAGCTACATGCAGTCCACAAAGTCCGCAAGGGCAAAGTCCCGGTACCACATGGTATTCGCCGACAAGTTTGAGGTACCTCAAAGAGCATCTCTGGTCCAGTCGTCAATAAAGAAGCGCCTATCCTTCCCAGTGGCAGAAAAACCAAATGTTGCTACTGCTGATAAGCCGATGGAAAGAGCGAGGCGTCATTCAGAACCTCCGAAGGTGGATCCTGCCTCCCTGAAAGACGTCCATGTTCCCTGA
- the LOC127344693 gene encoding coatomer subunit delta-3, whose product MVVLAASIISKSGKVLASRQFVDMSRIRIEGLLAAFPKLVGTGKQHTYVETENVRYVYQPIEALYLLLITNKQSNILEDLDTLRLLSKLVPEYSPSLDEEGVCKAAFQLIFAFDEALSLGNKENVTVAQVIQNCEMESQGEKLHKLMMQSKINDTNEVMRRKVTEIEKIKIERNKTENEKSGPKRTPNNDMNRDPVFHDIDLLPNKAKEHPSAPSDALKKAPVKGMVLSKEQKKTDQFIKSLEAEGEVILEDTHLSAIQSRSSSSIPPSDPITVTIEEKLNATVKMDGGFSNFYIQGTLALQVLNVVDGFLQLQIEKQDVPGLTFKTHPNINKELFNGQQIVGATDPNRPFPSGQNETHLVRWRIEGLGESFLPLTVNCWPSVHGNTANVNIDYEASEMFDLDNVVISIPLPALREAPSVKHIDGEWKYDPRKSVLEWSVILIDQSNRSGSMEFSVPAADPSTFFPISVGFSALNTFSSLKVTAVRPLGGGSSKYSQRVRLVTDKYEVV is encoded by the exons ATG GTGGTTCTTGCGGCTTCTATTATATCAAAGTCTGGAAAAG TACTTGCTTCAAGGCAATTTGTTGATATGTCCCGGATAAGGATCGAGGGCCTGCTTGCAGCATTTCCAAAGCTGGTTGGAACTGGAAAGCAACATACTTATGTGGAGACTGAAAATGTTCGTTATGTTTATCAACCAATTGAAGCGCTATATCTGCTACTCATCACAAATAAGCAGAGTAACATTCTTGAAGATCTGGATACACTGAGGCTGCTCTCCAAACTT GTACCTGAATACTCCCCTTCATTGGATGAAGAGGGTGTCTGCAAGGCAGCATTTCAACTTATATTTGCTTTCGATGAAGCCCTTTCTCTTGGAAACAAGGAAAACGTAACTGTTGCACAAGTTATACAAAATTGCGAAATGGAGAGCCAGGGAGAGAAGCTGCACAAGctgatgatgcaaagcaagataaATGATACTAACGAGGTCATGCGGAGGAAAGTAACTGAGATTGAGAAAATCAAG ATTGAGAGAAACAAGACTGAGAATGAAAAATCTGGTCCCAAGAGAACTCCAAACAATGACATGAACAGGGATCCAGTATTTCATGATATTGACCTGTTACCTAACAAGGCGAAAG AGCACCCATCTGCTCCTTCTGATGCTCTGAAAAAAGCGCCAGTTAAGGGAATGGTGTTAAGTAAAGAACAGAAGAAGACAGATCAGTTCATAAAGTCTTTGGAAGCTGAAGGAGAAGTTATTCTTGAGGATACTCATCTAAGCGCAATTCAGTCAAGGTCTTCATCATCTATTCCACCAAGTGATCCTATCACGGTGACCATTGAAGAGAAGCTCAATGCCACTGTTAAAATGGATGGTGGATTTAGTAATTTTTATATTCAAGGAACTCTTGCTCTCCAAGTTCTTAATGTTGTTGATGGTTTTCTCCAGCTGCAG ATTGAGAAACAAGATGTGCCTGGACTTACCTTCAAGACGCACCCTAATATTAACAAAGAGCTGTTCAACGGTCAGCAAATTGTTGGGGCAACAGATCCAAACCGGCCTTTCCCCAGTGGTCAAAATGAAACACATCTGGTGAGGTGGAGAATCGAGGGGTTGGGTGAATCTTTTCTGCCATTGACAG TCAATTGCTGGCCTTCCGTGCATGGAAATACAGCCAATGTTAACATTGATTATGAAGCTTCGGAGATGTTCGATTTGGACAATGTTGTCATCTCTATCCCTCTGCCTGCACTCAGGGAGGCTCCGAGTGTTAAACATATAGATGGAGAATGGAA GTATGACCCGAGAAAGTCAGTTCTGGAATGGTCTGTTATTCTTATTGATCAATCCAACCGAAG TGGTTCCATGGAGTTTTCTGTTCCTGCAGCCGATCCAtcaacatttttcccaatctctgTTGGATTTTCTGCATTAAATACATTCAGTAGTTTGAAG GTTACTGCCGTTCGTCCATTGGGGGGAGGTAGCTCAAAATATTCCCAGCGGGTTCGACTGGTCACTGACAAATATGAAGTAGTTTGA